One Nostoc punctiforme PCC 73102 DNA window includes the following coding sequences:
- a CDS encoding GTPase family protein, whose amino-acid sequence MIEQRDADSPTTDSQQLSEPTDGTTTKSVDNSWTNRIGGVWNTATTHLTKLLPVEQLAQTVVEWFSVSETQVAEILEKIRAELPTTEALLIGKPQAGKSSIVRGLTGVSAEIIGQGFRPHTQHTQRYAYPSNDLPLLVFTDTVGLGDVNQDTQKIIQELVGDLQKETDSARILLLTVKINDFATDTLRQIAQKLRQQYPNIPCLLVVTCLHEVYPPDVVAHPAYPPDYQEVNRAFAAMQQAFAGITDRSVLIDFTLEEDGYNPVFYGLEALRDSLAELLPQAEAQAIYQLLDREEAGKQLGNLYRDTARRYILPFAIMSATLAAVPLPFATMPVLTALQVSMVGLLGKLYGQTITPSQAGGVVSAIAGGFLAQAIARELIKFIPGFGSAIAASWAAAYTWALGEAACVYFGDLMGGKKPDPQRIQLVMQEAFQAAQERFKIVRNL is encoded by the coding sequence ATGATTGAGCAACGTGATGCTGACTCACCAACAACTGATTCTCAGCAATTGAGTGAACCGACCGATGGAACAACTACCAAGTCGGTCGATAACTCTTGGACAAACCGCATTGGTGGTGTCTGGAACACAGCAACAACACATTTAACCAAACTCCTACCCGTAGAACAACTGGCGCAAACGGTTGTTGAATGGTTTAGCGTCAGTGAAACTCAGGTTGCAGAGATTTTAGAGAAAATTCGAGCCGAATTGCCAACCACAGAAGCACTACTAATTGGTAAACCCCAAGCCGGAAAAAGTTCAATTGTGCGGGGATTGACAGGAGTTTCGGCTGAGATTATCGGTCAGGGTTTTCGTCCTCACACGCAACACACGCAGCGCTATGCCTATCCTTCCAATGACCTGCCGCTATTAGTTTTTACTGATACGGTAGGGCTAGGTGATGTCAACCAAGATACCCAAAAAATCATTCAGGAGTTAGTTGGCGATTTACAAAAGGAAACTGATTCCGCCAGAATCCTCCTGTTGACGGTCAAAATCAATGATTTTGCAACTGACACACTCCGACAAATTGCTCAAAAGTTACGCCAGCAGTATCCAAATATTCCCTGTCTGCTAGTAGTTACTTGCTTGCATGAGGTTTATCCTCCTGATGTTGTCGCTCATCCTGCCTATCCACCAGATTATCAAGAAGTCAACCGCGCATTTGCGGCAATGCAGCAAGCCTTCGCCGGGATAACTGACCGCTCTGTACTAATTGACTTTACCCTAGAAGAAGATGGCTACAATCCGGTATTTTATGGCTTAGAAGCACTACGAGATTCTTTAGCAGAACTACTCCCACAAGCAGAAGCGCAAGCGATTTATCAGCTATTAGATCGAGAAGAAGCCGGAAAGCAACTTGGCAACCTTTACCGAGATACAGCACGCCGTTATATTTTGCCATTTGCGATTATGTCTGCCACCCTTGCGGCCGTACCTCTGCCTTTTGCCACAATGCCTGTACTAACTGCCTTGCAAGTATCAATGGTGGGTCTGTTGGGTAAATTATATGGACAGACAATTACACCATCACAGGCGGGGGGTGTTGTCAGTGCGATCGCAGGTGGTTTCTTAGCACAGGCAATTGCACGGGAATTAATTAAATTTATACCAGGTTTTGGGAGTGCGATCGCAGCATCTTGGGCAGCCGCCTACACCTGGGCACTAGGGGAAGCAGCCTGCGTTTATTTTGGTGATTTAATGGGAGGTAAGAAACCCGATCCCCAAAGAATTCAGTTAGTGATGCAAGAAGCGTTTCAGGCGGCGCAAGAACGGTTTAAGATAGTTCGTAATCTCTAA
- a CDS encoding Uma2 family endonuclease, whose protein sequence is MIQALRKLVTFEDFAAWRPEGRRYELHDGVIVEMAQPTGGHEDVVGFLALEISADIKRLNLPYYIPKTVLVKPLEGESAYSPDILIINRPNLVNEPLWKKESTVSQAVSIPLVIEVVSSNWRDDYYKKLADYEAIGIPEYWIIDYAVIGARKFIGNPKLPTISIYQLIDGEYQVTQFRSSDPIVSPTLPELNLTAEQIFKAS, encoded by the coding sequence ATGATTCAAGCTTTACGTAAACTAGTAACTTTTGAAGATTTTGCAGCATGGCGGCCCGAGGGCAGAAGATACGAATTACATGATGGCGTGATTGTTGAAATGGCACAACCAACGGGCGGCCATGAAGATGTTGTCGGTTTTTTGGCACTAGAAATATCTGCTGATATCAAGCGTCTAAATTTACCTTATTACATTCCAAAAACTGTATTAGTAAAACCACTTGAAGGTGAATCAGCTTATTCACCAGACATATTAATAATCAATCGACCAAATTTAGTGAACGAGCCTTTATGGAAAAAGGAATCGACTGTATCTCAAGCGGTATCTATTCCATTAGTTATTGAAGTTGTTAGTAGCAATTGGCGGGATGACTACTACAAAAAGTTAGCTGATTATGAAGCTATAGGTATTCCTGAATATTGGATTATAGATTACGCGGTTATAGGCGCTAGAAAGTTTATTGGCAATCCTAAACTGCCTACTATATCCATTTATCAATTAATCGATGGTGAGTACCAAGTTACTCAATTTAGAAGTAGCGATCCCATCGTCTCGCCTACTTTGCCAGAGTTAAATTTAACTGCTGAACAGATTTTTAAAGCTAGCTAA
- the arfB gene encoding alternative ribosome rescue aminoacyl-tRNA hydrolase ArfB has product MLQISNKVIIPQSDIEISAIRSQGAGGQNVNKVSTAIHLRFDIIASSLPDYYKEQLLKLNDRRITQEGVVVIKAQEHRSQENNRESALKRLQELIQSAVVVPIKRKPTKPTRSSQRKRLDYKTKRGQVKSNRGQVTEF; this is encoded by the coding sequence ATGCTGCAAATTTCCAACAAAGTTATAATCCCGCAGAGTGATATTGAAATTAGTGCGATTCGTTCGCAAGGAGCAGGAGGCCAGAATGTAAATAAGGTTTCCACAGCGATTCACTTACGCTTCGATATTATCGCTTCATCATTACCAGATTATTATAAAGAACAGCTTTTAAAGCTGAACGATCGACGCATTACCCAGGAAGGAGTTGTTGTCATCAAAGCACAGGAACACCGAAGCCAAGAAAACAATCGGGAATCAGCTTTGAAACGACTTCAAGAACTCATTCAAAGTGCAGTTGTCGTACCGATAAAACGCAAACCCACGAAACCAACTCGCAGTTCTCAAAGAAAGCGCCTTGACTACAAAACTAAGCGGGGACAGGTTAAGTCTAACAGAGGACAGGTGACAGAATTTTAG
- a CDS encoding RNA-binding S4 domain-containing protein, with translation MKKIRDNTIKLNQYLKLMGIVPTGGQAKLMIQGGDVQVNGMLETRRGRRLVPGDKVTIEGKTLEVNLDNNEDQNVVIDFPEQTE, from the coding sequence ATGAAGAAAATCCGAGACAACACAATTAAGTTAAACCAATATTTAAAGTTGATGGGTATAGTGCCAACTGGAGGACAAGCCAAGCTAATGATTCAAGGTGGCGATGTCCAAGTAAACGGTATGTTGGAAACCCGACGAGGGCGGCGACTAGTACCAGGTGATAAAGTAACAATAGAAGGAAAGACTTTAGAGGTGAATTTGGATAATAATGAAGACCAAAATGTAGTAATAGATTTTCCCGAACAAACCGAGTAA